The genomic window TCACTGCCTGGAACGCAAAATTGTACTTGACATTGTAGTAGTCGTCGATGCACAAGTGTCCAGCCTTGGCCGCCCATCCCTTCTCGGTCGCTTCGGTGAACTCGATCTCGTGGAAGAGGTAATCGGCTCGCTTCAAGTCATCGGGCTTGGCGAACCACACGCTCAGGacgtccttgagctcgtcaTATCGCCAGACATACCGCCGCGTCGCCTTGAAGCCAAAGCCTTGCTCTGTCTTGAACTCGCCCTCTTCGATATAAAGGTATTCCATGCCGAGCTCGTCTACTTCTGGGGATCCATCTGTGGGGTTGGCAGCGCACCGGAGACCATCGCTAGTCTTCTCGCGGAGCAGAAACTGTGCGGTTCCGCTAAAGTGGCCACTGGGATGCGTAGGAAGCTTACTGATCAGGTCACGCTCCAGCTTCCATGTTCCCAGCAAGCTTCGGAACACGGCGTGAGCCACGAACCTTGGGGACGAGAGTCCATCAGTCGCTGTCTTGTGAGTCTGCTTTAGAGACTCCATGGCGGCATCTTTCGACTCTTGGCCGTCGTTGGAGTTCGAGAACCTCGCTGGAGTTAGCATGTCCAGTGGCTTGCCGTTATGCGGGAGGCTAGGGACGGGCGGCGTCAGGGGTTCTTGAATCCTCATTGAAAGCGCCTCGGCAAACTCGTCCATGAGGTAAAGGTAATCTCCCATCGGGAACTGCGACGTGCGAGGATCATCGCGAAGGTCAAGCGTTCGTTGGATAGAGATGTCATCACGAAGCTTGTCCTGGAAGATTTGGGAAGAACGGCCTGGGGTGACATTGTCCGACCACAGTGCCGACACAAATCGAGCCTGCATTTGCATCACGCCCCAGTAAGGCGATCGATAGAAGCCGACAAAACCTAGGCCTGGAACCTCGGGGTGATGAGTGCCGTGGAAGGCCAAAGCGACTGGCTGGTCAATATGCGTGGGCGAGTGCTGAAGCGTCTTTAAAACATCGTCTGAAAGGAAGCTCAAACAGGGAGAAGGGTCAAAGCCCGTAGCCACAACCACCGCCGCAATGTCTTCGATCTTGGTGCCATCGGATAGAATGGCTGTAGAACCCTCGAGGTGCTCCACTTTGCCCTTTGTCAACTTGATCATCCCTGATCGAACAAAGTCGGAGTACCAGAAACTACAGGCCATGTACGGCTGCTCCTTGTCGTTCGTCTCGTCTATCTTGAGCAGAGGAGAGAACTCGGACTGGTCAGTGCCAATGACATTCTTGTAAAGGCCGTTCAGCATCTTGGCTCTCTCCTCGGTAATATGCCCCTGCATATTGACCAATGGCTTAGGGCGGTTGTTGAGATTATAAGAACCAAAgtcaaagggcaagaagggagcagctggtgttgttggctATAACATATCAGTAACTTGCCCTGAAGTCCAAGACAACTGCCTACCTTGGGGCTGGAGAAGAGGGGGAACACCCAGGTTGGGCGTTGGATGACATTGTGAATCTCGTACTTGTCAATATCGACGATTTTTGACGCATCCGGCGAGTTTATCTCTGATGAGAGATGCGATGCTATAGTGCCAGCGATCTCAACGCCAGACATTTGACCTCCGACAATGAGAATCTTGCCCCCACCAGGACGTCCCTTGCCCAGGAGGTCATCCAGGTCTCTATAGCTGCTGCTGTGAACAATGGGGATATTAGACTCCTTGGCAAGACAATCAGGAATGATAGGCTTCCCAAAGAAACCAGACGCCACGAGAAGATGGTCAAAGTGCTTGGTCTCAGACCCGGTGGTAATATCCCAGCCTTCGGATGAGCCCTGCGAGCGCTCAGCTCGCTCTACCTTTGTCCCAAGCTTGAGTTCAAAGTATGGGTTACCAGTGAGAAATCGATCAAGATACTTCTCAAGATATTTCCCGATCATCCACGCTTGCGGAAACTGAGGCGCCGCATCGTCCCAAGCCAGCTCAGAGAACTGCACCGTGTGTCTGCTCTGGTTCGCCCACATGAGCGGATGAACCTGTCTCTCCGTGTCATCCTTTGAAGTCGGCCAGAGACCCCCTACATGTTTCTGAGCATCAAAAACGGTAACCTTGAATTCCCCGGGAGTAGTGTTATGAAGCAGCGTCTTGGCTGCAACGAGTCCAGAAGGGCCGGCACCTATCAATAGATTGTCAGTGAGGGACCCAAACTCGGTGAGTGCACGTCACCCACCAACAATGCAAACAGTCTTTGCCATATTTCTCGCAGCAAACAAGTATCTGATCAGTGTCATATGATGCCCAGTCGGCGTAATGCGATCCCTGCTCGGAGCTCTCTTTCAAGCCAGGATTGACGGCAGGGTTTGAGCGATTTGTAGAAGAGACCTTGTCGTACGACTTTGCTGGCCGATTTGCATTAGAAATAGTCGTCAATTTGCCTCCACAACACTCCCACACCTATGCAATGACTTTGACTGCAGCCTTGGTTCAAGGGAGAGGCTCAGTTGATATCGCAAAACAGTGAGTGAGACGTGAGAAGTAGATGCCCCTAAACGGCTTAGTCGATGTGCTCCCGCAACTCCCGAGATCGTCGAATTCGCAGCTGACTAAGCGCTTGTCCCACGAGAAGCGTTAATGGTGTTGATCTCGGGCACAATTTCACCTCGAAGCCCATGTGAAAAATGGTATttctaagaatattatttctacTGA from Fusarium falciforme chromosome 2, complete sequence includes these protein-coding regions:
- a CDS encoding DUF6314 domain-containing protein, giving the protein MTLIRYLFAARNMAKTVCIVGAGPSGLVAAKTLLHNTTPGEFKVTVFDAQKHVGGLWPTSKDDTERQVHPLMWANQSRHTVQFSELAWDDAAPQFPQAWMIGKYLEKYLDRFLTGNPYFELKLGTKVERAERSQGSSEGWDITTGSETKHFDHLLVASGFFGKPIIPDCLAKESNIPIVHSSSYRDLDDLLGKGRPGGGKILIVGGQMSGVEIAGTIASHLSSEINSPDASKIVDIDKYEIHNVIQRPTWVFPLFSSPKPTTPAAPFLPFDFGSYNLNNRPKPLVNMQGHITEERAKMLNGLYKNVIGTDQSEFSPLLKIDETNDKEQPYMACSFWYSDFVRSGMIKLTKGKVEHLEGSTAILSDGTKIEDIAAVVVATGFDPSPCLSFLSDDVLKTLQHSPTHIDQPVALAFHGTHHPEVPGLGFVGFYRSPYWGVMQMQARFVSALWSDNVTPGRSSQIFQDKLRDDISIQRTLDLRDDPRTSQFPMGDYLYLMDEFAEALSMRIQEPLTPPVPSLPHNGKPLDMLTPARFSNSNDGQESKDAAMESLKQTHKTATDGLSSPRFVAHAVFRSLLGTWKLERDLISKLPTHPSGHFSGTAQFLLREKTSDGLRCAANPTDGSPEVDELGMEYLYIEEGEFKTEQGFGFKATRRYVWRYDELKDVLSVWFAKPDDLKRADYLFHEIEFTEATEKGWAAKAGHLCIDDYYNVKYNFAFQAVNLKEWGIEYTVKGPKKDYTISGTYRR